The Rosa rugosa chromosome 3, drRosRugo1.1, whole genome shotgun sequence sequence ttccctctCTACCTTAAACTATTACCGTACGTCATTAGAGAAGGAAGCACACAATGGGTTTGTAACAGAATCGAAACTTCTCCATCAGCCGGAAAGAGGTTCAAccaaatgcatatatatatatatatgggttagTCTTTCTAGTTTGGAAGTCAAAGAATTGCAAACTAGAAATTGGGGAAAACGAGTATAACGAGTAAGACCTCACTCGAAGGAAAATGTATGACATGGTGATGAAATTAGACCAGGTCATAATATCGTTTGTTTCCATTGAAATTAATCCAATATCAAGAATCAATATTTACCATTAAAAACCAAAAGGTGCTATGAGAGTATGAGACCATGAATGCAGGGTACGTATCAGCTTCACAAATATGTGTTTATTTCTCTGGTATTTAATCAAGAATTTATTAGCGATGAGTACAGAAACTCAAATTGCTAGATCGAGGCTTCACATTTACTTTTGTTTTGTGACCCTATAAACATCtatcatttattcaaaaaaaaaaaaaacatctatcATATTTTGTAGGattttataatatttttttttgaataagagcCGATGCGGCTGTCTTttaagtcttgattaatgaaaccgcaGAATAcaagagagggggagagagagaccccagattacaatatgCAGCAAGAGAACTTCCTGAAATAATAACAAAATTCTCAACTAAAACAATGTTTCTATtaagcaccaattagcgaagagtaTTCTACTGGCTACTTCATTtgctttacaattgtggtgacatTCTTGAAAGTAAATACTTACTCGAAACCATAATAATATAATAAGATCAGCTTTACCATTATGTTGCCACTGGAATATAAATCTGGTGTTGCCACTGGAATATAAATCCATTATGTTGCCACTGGAATATAAATCCGGTTTCACCCTGCCATTAGGAGgatgcgaccatttgaccaaacAAGGAACTcaccgcctacctagagcagacacatTTACTGCCACTAAGAGCTTGCAACCATTTTTcaatgcaaggaactcgccatCTATCTaaagcagacaaggcacacaatgTGCATAAACTAGGACCATGCCTACCTCGTCCTACCTAAAAATGGTAGCAACTTATTAACCCAACCACTAACAAGTAAACATAACTAAAATTAGAAAAAACAAACCATCTTAGACCTAGAGTGATACCCCAAGCTGAAGACACAACATGCCCAGAATAGGCCACAACTGGACTAAGGCCAAGAGGGCCAAAATAGTGATCCTAGCCCAAGACGAAGTTGCACAGACAACCCAACCACCACAATCGCACTTCCAAGACTGTCGCACCGCCACTACTTTTGGACCCCGACAACTGTAAAACACCTTTGCGGGTAGAGAACCAACAGATAACAACACCGTGACACCCTTCATTGCCTTCTGCTGCATGATCCGAAACCAGGCCATAACCAATCTTCAATgaatttgtggcaagatctgaACGAATCCAACCACAAACCCACGAACTAGATCGTATGCAAACTCCAACTACACAATCGGTCACACCCCCGTCTGCCGTAAACCCATTTTCTATTCTGACACTGTCTTCAACTAGAAGCAAGGCAAAAAGAATCATCTCAGCCCCAATCTCCAATCACTAGGAAGTTCACCTACACCAACATCTCGTTCGGCTACACTTGACGCACACCGGCGAGGCCAGAAGTCTGGGCCTATGCCGCGGCACAGCTGGACGAGAACAGAAGTGAATATCGACAAAGGTTTGGTTTAGGGATAGTGCGTTCCTATCCTCTCAAAATCTTGTATCTAATTTTTAGGGTTTTCCTTTTTGTAGAGGGGTGCCTTCAACACACATGTTCTTATGAAATATCCTTTCAGCCCAACTATGATGGTACCTAACAAAATCTATCATGTGATGTCCTAGCTAAGGGCACAGGTTAGACTGTATTTGTGTTACGGCTAGATTAATAGAGGTAGGGATGAGAAAATTCTTCTATCGGGTCGGGTCATCATTGGGTATTCAACCTTAATGGAATAGGAGTTTGGAGAAAAGCATCCCCTTAAATCAACAACCTTACTTCAACCTGATGATGCATTCCATGCCTTCAATGTTTAATGAGGATGAAGCCACAAATATAGATGATCTCTACGAAGAGCAACTTAAAGTCGAGACTTGtgattacacacacacacattacgATATACAATCGAGCTTGAAGCGTATAGAGATAGTGATATGAATGAGTCCTTTGTAGATGAGGAATTCCATTAAAACGGAAGTAACATTGAGCTTAACAAAATGAGTTCCAAGTGCCTAATCATGATACATTTTTTAAGAATCCAGAATGTTATAAGCGTGATATATGGAATTGCTTAGAAGGGGAATCCTTAAAAGATCATATAGCCATATGCCTTTATTATTATCACTTAGAAGACCACCTAATTCTTCCATACTATTGTCCAGCTATACATGTTCCTCCATCCAAGAATCACTTGAGCTTGCTAGTAGACCATGGGAATCTCCATGGTACCAAGATCATGCGGAGATGGTGATAAGTAAACATCTCAAATCCGATATGGATATTTTAATATTGGACCAAGAGAAAAGGAGGCAATGAAGGACGAAAAGGAAGTGAAACTTCGTGTATTATCTTTCCATTACTACCAAGAAACCCAAATTGCTACCAAGCAACCCAAAATGCTAATAAGGACCATGATCGAAGCGTCTTTAAAGACAGTCAAGAATCTCATGAAACTAAGACTAAACCTCCTGATGATTACTCTTAAAGAGTTTATATGTCAAGCTGAAAGGGTAAACCAAGTGCTACTcgggaggcaacccaatgaaTATAGGAGTCGGATGCAGTGTTGAGCGCTTGCAAAATGCAAATTTGATCTCTCTGTCCCTTCCTTCTATATGATGTGCTAATATTTTTCTATATTTCTATGCAtcttaatcttgatatttatgtttaattctctatatttatgattcatttatgCTAATTTAGTGCTTTTTTGTAGTTTGTtcaatagaaagaagaaaagaagctgaaatgagctaactaggatttaAAGAAAATATGCAATCCCAAGTCCCAGATGTTGCCTGTGTAGAACATCCAATTTCGCCGAATTATTGGGAAATTACCAGATCGAATCAGATAATGAGCCTATAGTcatggaaagctacagatgtctactTTTTGTAGAATTTCATGGATCTTGATTTCGTTACTTctagagaaagttatgattgtTTGATTAAAGATAGGTCAGAACAAAAAAATCTGCTCCGGATTTTACAAACATTTGTAGACAACTCAAGTTCTGCGGCACAAGATCGTCAATGTAATGTTTCAatgaagttaattcagatgaggattcaaggatgaacttattcctactttgtAATTTCAAGGTTTTCTCATTCCCAATGAAGAAAAGAATTTGAACccaagtcttacaaggaaacttgaagccaaagatgagtaTGAATCTTTCCTATAAAGGGAGCAAGAATTTCTCATGAGGAAGATGTCTCGGGAGCATATTgaagacgcctaaggagcagagacaactcattctttttatgtttttccaatgttttatttagttatattttgctaaacctttttctagggttaggatgatacCTTAGCATGATTGTTGATGTACTTTGatttttattgatggatttatagtttctttatgatgaattttTAGTCACTGTTTAAATTGATgttttatgtttaagttctttgattgatcaccttagggctttgcatctagtaattagaagatgaatttgaggcgtacctgcaatataattaaattagcttcttgtgattaagagttgtgaattacattattgtcgtacctgaaatAATAGTTTGCATGATTCCCTTATTTTCTAGAACGTAATGTgtcctatgtgttaaatttatgtCGTACCTGTATAGATTGCATGCTAGGATATACAACATTTGCCGAACCTGTAGAGAATCATACACATTAgaaaaactatggtctaagtgccgtacctagacttagatacgggacttgtcatcaaaagaaataaaagattatgcatgttaattgcatcgaaacataaataggattgttagtggttgattctaATACCCTAGGTTCTATCATCTTTGCTTTTCAACttatattttgtttgtttctttctttctttaaatttcacattcattatttatttattcgaAAACCTCAAAATCATACTATCTTTatcttgattgtttatgtgattttgtgttcttagtttggattaattgagttaggACTTAAATTGATTATAAATCCTCAGTTGAAACGACCTCGTACTTATACTAACAACGATTCGTTCGCTTacaagttttaattaaaatctcACAACACTAGACTTTCACTTCTTCACTTCTTTGCTCATTATATAGGGTAATTTTCCCATTAtatattgtttgtttgtttcttttgtattaTGTACGTTTTACTTGCTCTATGCCTAATTCCAACCATTAGTTATACATTGAGGACCATGTTTGATCTAAGTATAAGTGTGAGTGTTTAGGGGAATGAACACTTTAGTTTTTGACTCTTTAGCGTAGTTCTTACTTCTTAGTTTGCCCTTATAATTGAAAAAATTAAATTGATAAGTGTTTAGTCGCAAAAGCGACCTCCCTTTGAAGACTAGTCGCTAGAATGCAATAGCTAGGCGGAAGCTAGACGACCGATTGTACAAATTTCGTGACTTGTCGCCTAGGAAGTTCTACCAACAAACCATTTGTCGGGAAATCCCCAAGTGCATGAAGAATAGGGTTTAGGGACTTCTACCAACTTATTATATGGACTCGAGGTTTTGAGTAATTACTTTCAATTTCATTAATTATTCTTTTATCAAATCAAACTCTTCGAAAAATTGCAAACCTGCTGAAACACAAACTAAATTCTGGATACACACATATAACTAAAttattcactaaaaagaaataCAGGAAATGTAGTATACCAAGTGTCAATTAAGCTAGTGATGATCACTGGTGAACTTATGATCAGCTAATAACCACAATATGTCAAAACTTTACGCCAAGTCTAGCTTGTTATTTGCTCAAAGGTAAAAAATTAATCGAATACTAAAAATCCTTCTCCAGAAACGAAgtatcaaggttttgtattcacATCTCAAACTCTTAATAATGCCAGCCGCGAAGCTTTGGGAACACGAAGAACCTCATCATTCCGTCTTTACAATGTGTACCATTGTGCTCGCCACAAGCAAAGTAGTAAGGCCGCGAGCTCTTGAGCACAAACTCAAAGCCGTTTCCACCTCCTTGTGTTGGACTTCCCACCATCTTGGCCTTGCTTAAGTCGCAGTGTATGAAGCTCCAAAGGTTTGGTAGCATGTACACGCTGTGAGGAGGTGTGGTGTTGTTTGGCGGATCATACTTGAAAACTGCAAGCACCCAATTAAACACCatcattaattatatatatatatgaccatGTAAATTAAAAGCTAGGTATTTCTCTTAATAAGAACTAAAATGTTGCTGATAAGGAAGCAATTTAGTGTTAAGCAGTTAAACCACTGTACTATAAAAAAAACTTCGCAGAGAAGTCAGAAATCTTCAAAGCATAGTTAGTAATAAAGTCGTTGAACTCACCCAGAGTGTCTTGGACGTAAAATGAGGCATTTTTCAGAGACCAATCTGCATAGTTAAAACCATAATGCCAGTTTTCGGAGCCACCAACAATGATCTTGTTGGGTCCTTCTGTCTTGTTGAGGTGATATGGACCATGGTTGAAACCCCAGCCAGTGTAGTTCCGCTGCTGCCAATCCTTGTTGGCTGTGCCAAGTGCCACCATTGAAGCAATTAGCAGCATTGCAAAAATGGCTTGTGCAAACGTGGAAGCCATATTTTTCTATGAAATGCAACACTTGGAAGAAGAGAATAGAATGAAACAATAAGTGAGAAGGTAAAAGGCTAACACTTGGAATGAGATGGTGAACTCAGATGTTGGCAATGCTTGGTTTTTATAGATGTAGGTAGCTGATAGTGTAGTGCAGAAGTACCAGATTGAAAAACCCTTTTTCAAAATTGGTGGCtggtaagaaaaagaaaatcataaTGTTATAAACTAACAACCCAAATACATCCTCCACTTATGTTTCTCATCTTCCCTCATTTACTCCACTACGCGCGTAACATAACGGCCATTAAGTCAAAACAAGAATTGCACATTTTTAATGGCTTGGATATGTCAccacctttttgtttttttttgtttttattttttttttctgtccaAAGTTTTCGTAAACAAAGTATATATCTTTCATTTTAACATAAATTCCAGATGTAATTACTTGCAGAACACACACGTCAAGTAGAACAATCCTTACGTTTTTTCGTCCACCAAAGGTTCAGGGTTTAGACGTAATTAAATTTCTTAAATTTGTTGCTTATCTAATATTGTTTGTTTAACAAGTAATTAGCAAGTTTATGCTTACCAGTTATTAGCTTTCCAAAGGAACCAAAATGGATTGGGAACAGATTAAGGTTTACATTTTTGTTCTGTACGTTTTGGCTGGAAGATTAAGGTTTACAACCAAATGCATGGGTAGTCTTATAGTATTTGGAAGTCAAATGCTACTAGATATTAAGCATGGGTAGTTTTAACCCAACCTGATGCAGCGCCGTCGAACTAGCTAGGAAAGCGTGTATAGGCTATACGATCTAGTGACGATAGCTTCTCCATCAGCTGAAAAGAGGGTCAACCAAATGCATGGGTAGTCTTATAGTATTTGGAAGTCAAATGCTACTAGATATTAAGCATTGTGATTTTAACCCAACCTGATGCAGCGCCGTCGAACTAGCTAGGAAAGCGTGTATGGGCTATACGATCGTATGACATGGTGATGACATTGGCTAATAAGAAACCTTGGCCAAATTGGTGGGTTTTTCTACCCcctatttattatatatatatatatatatatatatatatatatatatatattatatttcttaataaaaattaatatcGTAAATCTCATCGTCTCTGACAGATAAAAGAGGAAAACAATTAAATAACTAGCATTTACAGACAATATGAGTCGATCTGACCCAAATTCTAACCACAATACATTCATTTTCGGCTTTCTAAAAGTTTGGAGAGATAAATGTTATCTTACGTACACCTCCACGCTAGGGTAGACCTACAATCTCAATCCTGAAGGACTAACGGACACATACCTATCACCACAACCCACATGTATGAATTTTCACAGGAGATTTACACATCGCGCAACCCAACACAAGACTGTTGGTAGCGGAGATCGAACTTGGATTGTGGCTCAACCACAAGAACGCCCATACAAACTCAACCAACTCACGTTGGTACAATATATCCATTTTAACAAGCTACAAATTGATAACTAATCCGGAGATTCACAATAATATCAAGACAAACTAGGCTTTCATCCGCACTGTATCCCAAAAGTACTAGATCACTTGCAAAAGGCGCACATTGATAACAAGGCGCAACCAAGATCAACTCTATATCCATGGTAACAATAACACCATGACCAACAGTGAGATTAAGACCCCAATCCCACTACAAAACCATCTAAACAACAACCTTCAGACTCCTAGCTCAACATAATTTTATTTCAACTAACTATTAACAAACATTAAAACCTTAACAGAACTATAAGAAACAATAAAGAATATCGACATTATTCAAATACAAGATGTTTAACATTCCATGTTGttttgtgtgtgtgaggtaATATTTTTCATTACGTAGATGATA is a genomic window containing:
- the LOC133736079 gene encoding uncharacterized protein LOC133736079 — protein: MASTFAQAIFAMLLIASMVALGTANKDWQQRNYTGWGFNHGPYHLNKTEGPNKIIVGGSENWHYGFNYADWSLKNASFYVQDTLVFKYDPPNNTTPPHSVYMLPNLWSFIHCDLSKAKMVGSPTQGGGNGFEFVLKSSRPYYFACGEHNGTHCKDGMMRFFVFPKLRGWHY